From the Cucumis sativus cultivar 9930 chromosome 5, Cucumber_9930_V3, whole genome shotgun sequence genome, the window tagcaACTATTACATCTTAAATAAGTATAAAAGAGTTTTCATAAAATGAACATATACAAGCCtcaaaaacaacatttttccCATCTCGCCTAACTTTACATGCTATGCAAGCTGACTGTGATTACTAACAAGATGTCGCGATGCAATTATAGCACGATAGGCGATCAAGACAACAAGTTAAACACTAGAATCATTCCGAATGTTAAATTCAATGTTTTGTACCTCCTCAGCTCAAGCATTTACCACACTCATTTGCTGAGTTGCGGTTGTGCAGAGTAATCTCAATGCTACAGTAAATTCTTCATCAATTTCACTATGCATAATGCGTCTTCCAATGCCAAAACACACAAGAAAATAACATCTTATTCCATATCATACAACAAGTATAAGACATCTCATACCAGAACACACAACAAGTATGAGACATCCTATCCCAGAACACACAGTAAGAATGGAGCATCCCACACCATAACACACAACAAGTGTGAGGTATCTCATCGCGTAAAATAGCAAAGATCATTTCACCACCATTATTTgacttcattttcaaatccaATTATAGATTTaaccaattatatatttattatataatatattttatactatactctttctttttctaatatttggaattaatctttataactaaataaagataattatatatttttgtcatattcaaAAAGACATATGAGAATTTTCAGAAATAATTGCAATAACAGTAAACCAAATCCATTTTAAGGATTTGAGAAACATAAGAGAAATTATTGAACTCAAGAATTCAAAAGAGAAGCATATAAAGATTCAAACTTAGAAATTAATTCAGATTGTCAAGCTTATGACATCAACTACTTCATGATGAAGGAAGCTTTCATCGTCTCTCATCTCAACGCATAGCTCTTCTTAACGCATAATTGGAGTGTCTTACATAGTTTACTTCACAATACCTCCTCTCACCAACTCCCATCGCATGCAATCTCATTGCATAATCAATTCTTGTCACGTGTAGTCTTAACGCATAGTTCTAAGTGTGATCAAGGTCTCACATTCTAAAAGTCCTGAACTTTGATTTGGATTTCCCTTACTTCATCATCTTTATCCTCATTAGTCTTTTCAGGAACAAACGGGGCATCTGATTCTAGATCtaattctttctcttctttcttttctactaGTTCCTTCTCGACCCTGTCTAAGTGTTGGTCGAAGTCTTTTGCTGCCTGGGTAGAAGATTATactgtattttaaatttatgttaacTACATGCCttctcaaacatatataattacaatgtattttaCATTCATACAATATAATGGTTAGCCATCGGTGCATTTGAACAACTAGCTTGTTCTTTCTTCACAGTTTTGCTATTGCTATTTAACGTGTTGCTCAAGTATTCAACCTTTTTATTAATGTTCTTTTATACAGACTTCAGGGATTCaaacatatcttccattttttttctcattgtttCTTGGTTTTTGTCAATCCGTTCTAACAATTTGTTCAATCCATAGACTTGAGATGTAGAGGGCACGCCTCTATTCAATGACATTTGAGCCACTTTTTCCATTGGTTGACTCTTTCTCATTTCATCTTCAACCTTTGTTagaattcatttttcattctcaaGGAATGGTACAAAGTGTGGCATTGTGACTTCATGAGGTGTTGCTAGTAGTGAGCATATTTCAAGTTGTTACCACAGAATAAAAATCGTTTAGTAAGTTAGCAAAGCATGATACAATGATAGGTATTTACTATTATTCAAGAATTCCATACTGTTGGAGAATCAAACACTTTCTCCTTCAAGTATTTCCATTTGTGTATCTATAACTCAGTTGATTATTCTATGCACCTTATTTAATATTCTTCTTGCAAAGAAGTTGGGTGGAGAACTCAAGGTCAATAttgttgttgaaatttatgtcataaacTCGTAGTTtataatcatattctattcaataaagtcgtTAATTTTACTGtaatcttaaagccaataaaTTAAGAACAAGAGGCTATTATTGAGTAAACttgtatgtagagacataaacatggatcaagttcgagtatatagcctaaatagtgTATAGTATGCGAATATGATTGGGCATCTTATTTTAGGGCTACTATGAATGTGAGccactttgtagttagtacaaacgatgtgatcttGAATTGTTCTTGTAGAGACATGGAAGTGAGGGCATcttatgtaaagagtttacataagattgAAACCATGAAACAATCACTTTTAGGTTATAACACCGTTGACTTTAataaaactgactatttcgTTTATAAATATCCaatgtaacttaatcttaattctaagctaactatgaacttctgtttACACagaattatccttagatctgcataggtgagggcagctcaatAGTGCTGACCCAATAAGCCTTctatttcaagggtaagatcgggtggatagttAGGAACATAGGGTGCAAGACGAAATTCACTCATACCCACtctagggttagtagatacGTTGTTCCCTTAAGGATTGAAttcaagtcttgaacaaggagCCCCACCCTTTTATTGGGTCGAGAGGAATTCGATTTAaagttggaccttaaaccaattgttcaatagtggatcagtggaatttaaggagcaagatgtagtcTCAAAAGTAAAATGATCATTTGACTCAGTCGAGGTTATGAACAATCTGTTaatgattaacttacttatcatggttatatcacatggacaaaaatatatctatagtgagagGAGTGTAACTACAAGGTTTCgaagaaatgtatttcgtggaattgaactttgatatattgatgaatattgtgaataaaATCTCTAAtatatttactcatttgacaatttctctcgaatacaacTTAAAACTTAGAACTTCTTGATCTTTGGTCTTTAGGATGTTGTTGTTGCAAGTCaatttgaacttcgatcttCTGAAATTCAaggaaagtttaatcttccaagtcttcaatctttcagaagTTGTTGATCTCGAGCAAACTTGCACGTCTTGAAAGCTtgtagaaatttgaattttcaattcttcagagcttcaattcttccttcaaccaAAGACCCCTTAAATGAATGACAAATGTCTCTATTTACagagaaatttcatggacTTTATGTGGGCTTGGACCCATTTTCTTGTTGGGCTTGGACTTGGGCTCATTTGCTTGTTGGGATTGAGCTTGGGCTTGTTTTCCTGTTGGGTTTGAGCTTGGActttggttcatttttttagtggTCTCAGGTCCCCTTGTTTGGCCTAATATTTTCATCAGGGGCTTGAATTAGGTTGGAAAACTTGACTATCCaaatccaatcaaattataatcatcaCAATTTTGGTGCAATGACGTGGCAGAATTTCATTGGTCGAAATTTCTTGCTTAACGAATGCCCCTTTTCGAGATTCATGCACATGTATAGGTGGgtgaatctaaaaaaaaaaaatttgaatgctTGGTTCTCTACTTTGACAAAATTTACCAAAGTAGGAAAATGAtgaattttaatcttttatccTCTTGTTGGAGATTAGACTTTAATTTGAACTAAAGTAGAATTTATACTCCACTTTAAttgcaaattaatttttgagtAGCATCCCAactactaattttttttatgttcaatTCTTCATGCAAATTTGAagtataattttgaattttttactTCCACTTTGATTTGGAGTAGAAATTTGACCTCTTAGAGATTTCTCTTGCCTTCAAATTTGAGTTGGAGAAGCTTGTAGTTTGCCTATAATTTGACTTGAGGCAACACCTCAATAATGCCAAAGTTTTGACTTTGCGGCAAAATTTGTTTGGTACCCAAAACTTagcttaaatttgaaatatgatttttgtttcgattcccaaatttgattttaacataATTTGAAGCAGaccaaaatttaactttactAACTCCAAAATTAGTTATAATTTTAGAACTTTGGAACTTGTTAAGTTTTAACAAGGacaagagaaaatgaaatttgtagGAAAAGAAGGTAAAAGTTCTTGGAAAAGACATTAATGTTCTATGTTTGAATTAAAGGGAAGCTAAgttgaaaagaggaaaatttgGCTAACTCCATACCTTAGGCATTTTGGACTTGGTGGGCAGAAAAAAATGGAGCAAATGACCtccaaaaaagttattaaggCAAGTAGTTAATGTTgagatttatgtcctaaaactcgtagattgtaaatataattcattgactgttattaataaagtgttattattgtaataattgttattgattatattattagttttgtcttaataatccaaatccaataaactaacatcgtaagttgtttaatgagttTTGAAAAGTATATAGAGACATACgtggatcaatgttcgagatcatcttaaagggtctatagtataaggataaggttgggtacctcACCTTGGTAACATGcactatggatacgactctctttctatttgatacaaacataATGATTCAAGGCGTTCGTGTAGTTGACTTATAGGTGAGGTTATCTTATGAAATGAGATTACATAAGACCATACtgcgaaatagtaaccactagatgtaactccgttaactagttatatttatatttcactaggatgacctaggtaacttagtctcATTCCTGAGTGTATTGTATTATAAACTCTTGTTTGCgacaaatttttctttgacTTGTATAGGTGAGAGTGGCCAGATCGCcaactcaataagcttatcattttggaggTAAGACCGAGTGGAAAAATGGAAACATAaacacaagatggaattcactccttcCCTATTTTAGGGTAGGTCGATGAGTGTTTCCctaaatggtgtctccaggacttgaacaaagggtctTACCCTCTCCATGACATGAGAGAGATTTCTATTTAATGATATGACcataaacaggttgttcattagagaagCATTggtcactactacaaaaacaggctctcttgacgtttttaaattGTCAAGAATCACTATTCTTaacggttttaaaaccgtccTTGAAGCCAGTGTCAAGAAAGCGaaagttcttgacggttgataaaaacgtcaagaatattgaaccgtttagatttgaagccaTTTTTTCATCGTTTAAAAAGACCTACACGATCGTGTGGAgatgatctaaacgatcactTACTAGGgtcaacacaatcgtttagcaTGGGTCAATACAATCGTTTAAAATTGAATCATTTTTCTCATTGTTAAGAATaactaaacaatcgtgtacgATGACCTAAATGATCGTAGATCATTCGTTAAGATTGTAGTAAATGATTatttagaagaagattacTCATGCGTGCGTTTGACTGATTAATCACGCGttgattgaaatattttttgtattttctattgtgGGCTTATGagctttttctgttttcaaaattttactatagtataaatattttatcagtttgctatattttttaataaacctaaaataataactatataAACTTTTAGATTAAGCGTTACAAATTTCGTCcctatgattttaaaatgatagaaTTTTGTCACTATGTTTTATAACTAGAATTTAGTGTTCTGCAACGATTTGAGAAAATCACAGGGAATAGTCTCAATTGtagaaactatttataaaagttatcAAATCATAAGGACTATAACTCTAACTTTCTTCAAACaatatgaactaaaatttgcattttaaccaattttttaatacataggttatattcataaataaatttaataatatagcTTATTACCAACTAATTCTTAATGGATAAGTAAGactagttttatgatttataaatatatataatatgaaataaatttaaacattttttaaaactagaatgtaattttttaatttaccaGACAAATAtctgaaaacataaaataaaaacattgttTTCGTTGAAtctcttattttcaaattatctACAAAACATGCACGAAACAAATGGTGACAACAACAATCTTAATGATTTTTAATCCACAAAAAATGAGCATGGCTAAACCTACATGTACATAGTATGTGTTGGcaagagagaatgaaaattactcataaaattgaaaagtatttttataatttaataactaTTATAAGACATAAAACTAAGGTCGATTGGTTTTTCTTTGTACAAGTTTAGAGAAGGAAATTTGAACCACCCACTTTAATCTTTAGCATACCCTCATGAGTCATGACAACCGACTTAAGGTCTTAATGACAGATCCATTAgtattaaaatagaaaaaataattcattgttgcaataactatttttaacGTAACTATTACTCacttaactttaaaatatttcatttacgAACTCTAACCATTGACCctgacaaataattattttttttaaataaaataagaaatttgacttcaaaatttttatatgaaaacaTGGATTAAATAAATCTTAGCTTCAAACTTCTTCActagatttgtttttttcttttaaacaattcACTTATTTATTGagaagtttaatttatttattcagCCTTTTTCTTTCCCAATAAATACtataaagaaaaaccaaaattttcactaattaataaataatattacacATCTCGCCATTTGATTGACTTTGCCCATGCCTTCACGTTCAACGCACTTCtgtattttccattttaaaaaagaaaggtatgcCTCACGattgtattaaattattagttctCCAACATAATgccttcaaatatattattttggacCCTTTAGTTTCCTCTAAGTTTCTTCTGTTTTAGTACTTTCCAAATCCGGCACTTACTTCTAAtacattttgaatttagtcATGGCTAAAATGActtcttttatcatttgctTGCATGGAATAACACCCAACCCACTGTGTAAAAGAAAcaacacatatataaaagatttcatcattaaaattaaacgaAACCCTCTACAATTTGAGGGCAGCTAATTGTTCAATTACAAAAGCGCTTCAAACTATTTTCCCAAATGGAAATAAAACGATCCATGCGGTTCTTAGTAAGTCCCAAACTAATCTCTATCCCACCTTCTTCATCTCTTGATTCTTGCAATGAAATTCCCTTAGAATTATCAACATGAAGAACTTCACTTTTGCATGGCCTTCCCCATCCAAAATCTGTGTCATAAACCCTCAACTTTGGGGAGCCAGCAACAGTTATAAGCCTCTTTGTTTCGTCACACCTTCTCCATTCTGAAAACCATTTCTCCACAATCTTCAGTGGCTCCTTCTCTAATTCCTTCACTTTGTTTCCAACGGCTTCCACCACTCCAACAATGCTATCTTCCTTCAAAAgctctttcttcttcaattcaaCAATACAAATATCAAGAGAATTCCCAAAATATGTTGGTGGTAATGGCTCCATGAGGCGATTCCTGCAATCTCCTACaaataaaagatagaaaatttCATCACGATCATTGGTTTCTTGGGTTGTAATTGATGATTTTATCATACAACTCCAAATGAGAGAGCATGCAACTATGAACCCAGACACTCTTAAAGATGACGATGATGATGTAACCaaagcttttaatttttgaatttggtttttggtgaTTACAAATGTTGCTCTATTCGTGTTTAAAGGGGCAATATGTATAATAGGTTTTTCTACGATTGGAAACGAAGACCAACTTGACAATGCGCTCAAAAAGATGGAGT encodes:
- the LOC101213149 gene encoding coumaroyl-CoA:anthocyanidin 3-O-glucoside-6''-O-coumaroyltransferase 2; translation: MCKNQSMIEVKVVKHCYVCPPKGSVPTTNIPLSFLDMYWITCPTARRFFFYNFPHSTQHFIDNIFPTLQQSLSLTLQHFFPLAGNLILPSQPNHKPYLLYTSDDDGRDDLPQLIVAVAESSSNQLKHDYFDILVADYPKIRDAKVFYPLVPNLPKSRLLPDGARAFPLLGIQITLFPNRGLCVCVAFHHAVADGKAAHHFIKSWATASKRIPTPTSALSLPYLDRTIVKHRNESNINSIFLSALSSWSSFPIVEKPIIHIAPLNTNRATFVITKNQIQKLKALVTSSSSSLRVSGFIVACSLIWSCMIKSSITTQETNDRDEIFYLLFVGDCRNRLMEPLPPTYFGNSLDICIVELKKKELLKEDSIVGVVEAVGNKVKELEKEPLKIVEKWFSEWRRCDETKRLITVAGSPKLRVYDTDFGWGRPCKSEVLHVDNSKGISLQESRDEEGGIEISLGLTKNRMDRFISIWENSLKRFCN